One window of the Salvia miltiorrhiza cultivar Shanhuang (shh) chromosome 6, IMPLAD_Smil_shh, whole genome shotgun sequence genome contains the following:
- the LOC130989806 gene encoding protein FLX-like 2 isoform X1, producing the protein MASKGRVPPPHHRRPLPGPGAVHPDPYASAVHPPVGGFPHFEMLPPHELMAHKLSAQHIEIEKLATENQRLAATHGTLRQDLATAKHELQLIHAHIADVKSEKEKQTRAITEKMSMMESELKAAESIQKELQQARTEAQSLVSGRQELVSKVQQLNRDLQMAHSEAQHIPPLVAELDGLRQEYQHCRGTYEYEKKLYNDHLESLQVMEKNYMAMSREVEKLRAELSNSTNYDHRTGGLYGGSAGYSGNVPSGNYASGQAYGVQQGHGSHLGGATGVGPAGPAGTDGSSQPAPYGSANARDASRGPFYTAFRGTSYDPQRVHAGAGYEGQRVQTGASYDAQWGPTGPGYDPLRGSAPSAHNTPRVLGYEAQRVHRSETQEGPGYDARKGSIYDGQGAPPAYDIQRGSGDEAQRGANYEAQKGASYDAASRGTAGHQGQVSMNNQPYPPTPSSRTGPGYDLATRGVNPAHR; encoded by the exons ATGGCAAGTAAAGGTCGAGTCCCTCCTCCCCATCATCGTCGTCCTCTTCCTGGGCCTGGTGCAGTGCATCCTGATCCATATGCTTCTGCCGTTCATCCGCCTGTTGGTGGTTTTCCACATTTCGAAATGTTGCCTCCTCATGAACTAATGGCGCACAAGCTTTCTGCACAACATATTGAGATAGAGAAACTCGCAACAGAAAATCAGAGGCTTGCTGCTACTCATGGAACTCTGAGACAAGATCTTGCTACCGCCAAGCATGAGTTGCAATTAATACATGCACACATTGCTGATGTGAAGTCCGAAAAAGAGAAACAGACTAGAGCAATTACAGAGAAAATGTCAATGATGGAGTCTGAACTTAAAGCTGCAGAATCCATCCAAAAAGAGTTGCAGCAAGCACGGACTGAGGCACAGTCCTTAGTTTCTGGAAGGCAGGAACTAGTTTCAAAGGTACAGCAGTTGAATCGTGATCTTCAGATGGCTCACTCTGAGGCACAACATATCCCTCCGCTAGTGGCTGAACTTGATGGCTTGAGACAGGAGTATCAGCATTgcag GGGTACTTATGAGTATGAGAAGAAGTTATACAATGACCACCTCGAATCGCTTCAGGTAATGGAGAAGAACTATATGGCAATGTCGAGAGAAGTGGAGAAGCTCAGGGCTGAGTTGAGTAATTCCACAAATTACGACCACCGAACTG GAGGGCTGTATGGTGGTTCCGCTGGATATAGTGGTAATGTTCCTTCGGGTAACTATGCTTCTGGTCAGGCCTATGGTGTACAG CAGGGCCATGGCTCTCATCTGGGAGGGGCTACTGGGGTTGGGCCTGCTGGTCCCGCTGGTACTGATGGTAGTTCTCAGCCTGCTCCCTACGGTTCAGCAAATGCTCGTGATGCATCCAGAGGCCCATTTTACACGGCATTTAGGGGAACTAGTTACGATCCCCAGAGGGTGCATGCTGGAGCAGGATATGAAGGCCAGAGGGTACAAACTGGAGCTAGTTATGATGCCCAATGGGGACCTACTGGACCAGGCTATGATCCCCTGAGGGGATCAGCTCCATCTGCACACAATACCCCTAGGGTACTGGGATATGAAGCTCAGAGAGTTCATAGATCTGAAACCCAGGAGGGACCCGGTTATGATGCTCGTAAAGGGTCGATTTATGATGGACAAGGTGCCCCCCCTGCTTATGATATCCAAAGAGGCTCAGGAGATGAAGCTCAAAGAGGAGCTAATTACGAGGCACAAAAGGGCGCCAGCTACGATGCAGCATCGAGAGGTACTGCAGGCCATCAAGGACAGGTTTCCATGAATAATCAACCTTACCCGCCAACACCGAGTTCTAGAACTGGTCCTGGATATGATTTAGCAACGCGTGGTGTAAATCCCGCCCATAGGTGA
- the LOC130989806 gene encoding protein FLX-like 2 isoform X2 produces MASKGRVPPPHHRRPLPGPGAVHPDPYASAVHPPVGGFPHFEMLPPHELMAHKLSAQHIEIEKLATENQRLAATHGTLRQDLATAKHELQLIHAHIADVKSEKEKQTRAITEKMSMMESELKAAESIQKELQQARTEAQSLVSGRQELVSKVQQLNRDLQMAHSEAQHIPPLVAELDGLRQEYQHCRGTYEYEKKLYNDHLESLQVMEKNYMAMSREVEKLRAELSNSTNYDHRTGGLYGGSAGYSGNVPSGNYASGQAYGVQGHGSHLGGATGVGPAGPAGTDGSSQPAPYGSANARDASRGPFYTAFRGTSYDPQRVHAGAGYEGQRVQTGASYDAQWGPTGPGYDPLRGSAPSAHNTPRVLGYEAQRVHRSETQEGPGYDARKGSIYDGQGAPPAYDIQRGSGDEAQRGANYEAQKGASYDAASRGTAGHQGQVSMNNQPYPPTPSSRTGPGYDLATRGVNPAHR; encoded by the exons ATGGCAAGTAAAGGTCGAGTCCCTCCTCCCCATCATCGTCGTCCTCTTCCTGGGCCTGGTGCAGTGCATCCTGATCCATATGCTTCTGCCGTTCATCCGCCTGTTGGTGGTTTTCCACATTTCGAAATGTTGCCTCCTCATGAACTAATGGCGCACAAGCTTTCTGCACAACATATTGAGATAGAGAAACTCGCAACAGAAAATCAGAGGCTTGCTGCTACTCATGGAACTCTGAGACAAGATCTTGCTACCGCCAAGCATGAGTTGCAATTAATACATGCACACATTGCTGATGTGAAGTCCGAAAAAGAGAAACAGACTAGAGCAATTACAGAGAAAATGTCAATGATGGAGTCTGAACTTAAAGCTGCAGAATCCATCCAAAAAGAGTTGCAGCAAGCACGGACTGAGGCACAGTCCTTAGTTTCTGGAAGGCAGGAACTAGTTTCAAAGGTACAGCAGTTGAATCGTGATCTTCAGATGGCTCACTCTGAGGCACAACATATCCCTCCGCTAGTGGCTGAACTTGATGGCTTGAGACAGGAGTATCAGCATTgcag GGGTACTTATGAGTATGAGAAGAAGTTATACAATGACCACCTCGAATCGCTTCAGGTAATGGAGAAGAACTATATGGCAATGTCGAGAGAAGTGGAGAAGCTCAGGGCTGAGTTGAGTAATTCCACAAATTACGACCACCGAACTG GAGGGCTGTATGGTGGTTCCGCTGGATATAGTGGTAATGTTCCTTCGGGTAACTATGCTTCTGGTCAGGCCTATGGTGTACAG GGCCATGGCTCTCATCTGGGAGGGGCTACTGGGGTTGGGCCTGCTGGTCCCGCTGGTACTGATGGTAGTTCTCAGCCTGCTCCCTACGGTTCAGCAAATGCTCGTGATGCATCCAGAGGCCCATTTTACACGGCATTTAGGGGAACTAGTTACGATCCCCAGAGGGTGCATGCTGGAGCAGGATATGAAGGCCAGAGGGTACAAACTGGAGCTAGTTATGATGCCCAATGGGGACCTACTGGACCAGGCTATGATCCCCTGAGGGGATCAGCTCCATCTGCACACAATACCCCTAGGGTACTGGGATATGAAGCTCAGAGAGTTCATAGATCTGAAACCCAGGAGGGACCCGGTTATGATGCTCGTAAAGGGTCGATTTATGATGGACAAGGTGCCCCCCCTGCTTATGATATCCAAAGAGGCTCAGGAGATGAAGCTCAAAGAGGAGCTAATTACGAGGCACAAAAGGGCGCCAGCTACGATGCAGCATCGAGAGGTACTGCAGGCCATCAAGGACAGGTTTCCATGAATAATCAACCTTACCCGCCAACACCGAGTTCTAGAACTGGTCCTGGATATGATTTAGCAACGCGTGGTGTAAATCCCGCCCATAGGTGA
- the LOC130989807 gene encoding probable 2-oxoglutarate-dependent dioxygenase At3g50210: MATNFRSIPLIDISPLVEKWDDPNPTRDERVAEVVRQLDKACREAGFFYVTGHEIPDSIVKEIRSISRQFFDLPYDEKLKIKLCAATGYRGYQIVGENITKGVPDMHEAIDCYREVRPGMHGGLGEILEGCNQWPSDLPRFKNLMEDYVNRCTDLSRKILRGIALALGGPLDMFEGNIAGDPFWVLRIIGYPAVSHSNGKQMPDAQNDVGCGAHTDYGLLTLVNQDDDITALQVRNNDGEWIPAVPVPGTFVCNIGDMLKILTNGLYESTLHRVINNSANYRVCVAYFYETNFDAAVEPLEICVQKSGGAKKFDGAVYGKHLVSKVLNNFVDLISL; the protein is encoded by the exons ATGGCCACCAACTTCAGATCCATCCCGTTGATCG ATATCAGTCCACTGGTGGAGAAATGGGACGATCCGAACCCGACCAGAGATGAAAGGGTTGCAGAAGTTGTTCGACAACTGGACAAAGCTTGTAGAGAAGCTGGCTTTTTTTACGTG ACGGGCCATGAGATTCCAGATTCTATTGTGAAAGAAATCAGAAGCATATCTCGCCAGTTTTTCGATTTGCCATATGATGAGAAACTCAAAATAAAACTCTGTGCAGCAACTGGATACAG AGGATACCAAATCGTTGGAGAGAACATTACCAAAGGTGTACCCGACATGCACGAAGCTATAGAT TGCTACAGAGAAGTGAGACCTGGAATGCACGGAGGTCTTGGTGAAATTTTGGAAGGATGTAATCAATG GCCAAGTGATCTTCCTcgttttaaaaatttaatggAGGATTATGTCAATCGTTGCACAG ATTTATCAAGAAAGATATTAAGGGGAATAGCTCTGGCGTTGGGCGGGCCTTTGGATATGTTCGAAGGTAATATAGCCGGAGATCCATTCTGGGTGCTTCGGATCATTGGATATCCTGCTGTTTCCCACTCCAATGGCAAGCAAATGCCCGATGCCCAGAATGACGTCGGATG CGGAGCACACACTGACTACG GTTTACTAACATTGGTTAATCAAGATGACGATATAACCGCACTGCAG GTGAGAAACAATGATGGGGAATGGATACCGGCTGTACCTGTTCCAGGCACATTCGTTTGCAATATAGGCGACATGCTGAAG ATCTTGACGAATGGGCTATATGAATCGACTCTGCATCGGGTCATCAACAACTCTGCAAACTATCGTGTTTGTGTTGCATACTTCTATGAG ACAAACTTTGATGCTGCTGTAGAGCCACTAGAGATATGCGTGCAGAAGAGTGGTGGCGCCAAGAAGTTTGATGGAGCTGTTTATGGGAAGCATTTGGTGAGTAAAGTGCTCAACAATTTCGTCGATCTAATTTCTTTGTAA